A stretch of Bradyrhizobium sp. CCBAU 53338 DNA encodes these proteins:
- a CDS encoding sulfatase-like hydrolase/transferase: MKISDARGILIPMISILILAAAIAAVALSERSIEHLPFAVAALLFNAALLLVFVGDAERAILLSGMLAVAIAGMSSVKFHHSALKLTVSDLPLAFAGTVRFFVLQYPRMMLGVLAGTALFAFASGAVLLHAAGSPVSIAFRILLLCLALIAFAKASTSKGTASLRLTLTQDRCFYSTFMASLVDPSCWRQFGALALSDIANEPLPLREAMPARSARSPDIIVIQHESVFDPRIFGLPVEPVVEAFLSPPDGEFGRLNVDIFGGGSWQSEFSLLTGLSSASFGSSAYYLFQKGAGRFHSSLPRWLASLGYKTTLISSCRRGFLSYDKFYSSIGIDQRIFVDDLPAPFDARRFEATHSDAMFLDAIIDAHIKGIADDPTPRFLYALTNFNHGPHNRQLVPSGQFESERAFAMASFPDAGYAEYYARLAETASAWQNLRARLASCCPGRPVLIVHYGDHQPVLTKQIDRQLKGPGDGRRPFGTFYAIEALNIPHLSPGRGADLDIAFLGTVALQRAGIALDPVFATRASLLDDCGEAYFASVSERKRRFHRTLVDMGLIDLMPNARQAR; this comes from the coding sequence TTGAAAATATCGGATGCGCGGGGCATCCTGATCCCCATGATTTCGATCCTGATTCTTGCGGCGGCCATCGCCGCCGTTGCGTTGTCGGAACGGAGCATCGAACATCTGCCGTTTGCAGTTGCAGCTCTCCTCTTCAATGCAGCCCTGCTGCTGGTCTTTGTTGGCGATGCCGAGAGAGCGATCCTGCTGTCCGGCATGCTGGCCGTCGCAATCGCCGGCATGTCATCCGTCAAGTTCCATCACAGCGCCCTCAAGCTGACCGTGTCCGATTTGCCCCTGGCGTTTGCGGGCACGGTCCGGTTTTTCGTGCTGCAATACCCTCGCATGATGCTGGGTGTTCTGGCGGGCACCGCGTTGTTCGCCTTCGCTTCAGGCGCGGTTCTGCTCCATGCCGCCGGATCTCCCGTTTCCATTGCGTTTCGCATTCTCCTGCTTTGTCTTGCGCTCATTGCCTTTGCAAAGGCTTCCACGTCGAAGGGCACCGCGTCCTTGCGGCTGACTCTGACCCAAGACCGGTGCTTCTACTCGACCTTCATGGCGTCGCTGGTTGATCCCTCCTGCTGGCGACAGTTCGGCGCGCTGGCGCTGAGCGATATCGCCAACGAACCATTGCCGTTGAGGGAGGCCATGCCTGCGCGTTCCGCCCGTTCTCCCGACATTATCGTCATCCAGCACGAGTCCGTCTTCGACCCGCGCATCTTCGGGCTGCCGGTCGAGCCTGTGGTCGAGGCCTTCCTGTCCCCGCCGGATGGGGAATTCGGGCGCCTCAACGTCGACATCTTTGGCGGAGGTTCGTGGCAATCCGAATTCAGCCTGCTGACCGGTCTTTCAAGTGCGAGCTTCGGCTCGAGCGCCTATTATCTCTTCCAGAAGGGCGCCGGCCGCTTTCACAGCAGCTTGCCACGCTGGCTGGCGTCGCTCGGCTACAAGACGACACTCATATCCAGCTGTCGCCGCGGATTTCTCAGCTACGATAAATTCTACAGCTCGATCGGCATCGACCAGCGGATCTTCGTCGACGATCTTCCTGCGCCGTTCGATGCCAGGCGTTTCGAGGCAACACATTCCGATGCGATGTTTCTGGATGCCATCATCGACGCGCATATCAAGGGAATTGCCGACGACCCGACACCGAGATTTCTCTACGCGCTGACCAACTTCAATCACGGTCCGCACAACAGGCAGCTGGTGCCATCAGGTCAGTTCGAGAGCGAGCGCGCCTTCGCCATGGCCAGCTTCCCCGATGCCGGATACGCCGAGTACTACGCGCGACTGGCGGAGACCGCGTCTGCCTGGCAAAACCTCAGGGCAAGGCTCGCAAGCTGCTGCCCCGGACGACCTGTTCTCATCGTGCATTACGGCGACCATCAACCGGTGTTGACGAAACAGATTGATCGACAGCTGAAAGGCCCGGGAGACGGGCGGCGCCCGTTTGGTACGTTCTATGCGATCGAAGCCTTGAATATCCCGCACCTCAGCCCCGGACGGGGCGCCGATCTCGATATCGCCTTTCTGGGAACCGTTGCCTTGCAGCGGGCGGGCATCGCGCTCGATCCGGTATTTGCCACGCGCGCGAGCCTGCTGGATGATTGTGGAGAGGCCTACTTCGCGTCGGTCTCCGAGCGGAAACGTCGATTCCATCGCACGCTCGTGGATATGGGCCTGATAGACCTGATGCCGAACGCCAGGCAAGCGCGGTAA
- a CDS encoding bifunctional diguanylate cyclase/phosphodiesterase has protein sequence MSGLQRNTSVRRGVAPVEAHPGAEGNTVLIDRAGSEVERLRGVVAQLMHTAAHDPLTGLPTRRLLLERLAEVLAHDAAEGRQIAVLFVDLDNFKLVNDSLGHGSGDEVLSEMARRISGCIERGDTASRFGGDEMVILHPHAADGSELALGKRILTALAEPIFVSGKEVVVSASIGVALCTPGMKSAAQLLREADTALYAAKDRGRARLELFSDELYERAEKRMRIESDLRVALREQQLFVEYQPQVRLKDGRVVGVEALVRWKHPKFGVVPPGDFIGVAEDCGLINGIGRLVLEQSCRQLADWTRLAPGRPLAMTVNVSPRQLSDPAFFTELRQVLADTGIDPRALCLEVTESAMMRAPAEIVQLLDQIRQLGIYVAIDDFGTGHSSLSRLRDMPAEVLKIDRSFVDGLGSETGDTAIVSSILSLAYAMGKHTIAEGVEQPEQAALLLRMGCEAAQGYFFSRPVAAERIPPLLTGALWEARSPGAPHSTPHTEAQIRRGHRYFIDEFLDHIGAPMGTKAPGSP, from the coding sequence ATGTCTGGACTGCAGCGAAATACGTCGGTGCGCCGGGGCGTCGCGCCCGTGGAGGCGCATCCCGGAGCGGAAGGTAACACGGTCCTGATTGACCGTGCGGGTTCCGAGGTCGAGCGCCTGCGCGGCGTTGTCGCGCAGTTGATGCATACCGCGGCGCACGATCCGTTGACCGGGCTTCCCACCCGCAGACTGCTGCTCGAACGGCTGGCCGAAGTGCTCGCGCATGACGCTGCCGAGGGCCGCCAAATCGCGGTTCTGTTCGTCGATCTCGACAATTTCAAGCTGGTGAACGACTCGCTTGGCCACGGCAGCGGCGACGAGGTGCTGTCTGAAATGGCGCGGCGTATCAGTGGCTGCATCGAACGGGGTGACACCGCGAGCCGGTTCGGCGGCGACGAAATGGTGATCCTGCATCCGCACGCGGCCGACGGCTCGGAATTGGCTCTGGGCAAGCGCATCCTGACCGCACTGGCCGAGCCGATCTTCGTCTCCGGCAAGGAGGTCGTGGTGTCGGCAAGCATCGGGGTCGCCTTGTGCACGCCCGGTATGAAATCCGCCGCCCAATTGCTGCGCGAGGCCGACACGGCACTCTACGCCGCAAAGGACCGCGGCCGTGCACGGCTGGAGCTGTTCAGCGACGAGCTGTACGAGCGAGCCGAGAAGCGCATGCGGATCGAGTCGGATCTGCGGGTGGCGTTGCGCGAGCAGCAACTCTTCGTGGAGTATCAGCCGCAGGTTCGCCTGAAGGACGGGCGCGTCGTCGGCGTGGAGGCGCTGGTTCGCTGGAAACATCCGAAGTTCGGCGTCGTTCCGCCCGGCGACTTCATTGGGGTCGCCGAAGACTGCGGGCTCATCAACGGCATCGGGCGATTGGTCCTGGAACAATCCTGCCGGCAGCTTGCCGACTGGACCAGACTTGCGCCGGGGCGGCCGCTCGCCATGACCGTGAACGTGTCGCCCCGCCAGCTCTCGGACCCGGCTTTTTTCACCGAGCTCCGCCAGGTCCTTGCGGACACCGGGATCGATCCGAGGGCGCTGTGCCTGGAGGTCACGGAAAGCGCGATGATGCGGGCGCCTGCCGAGATCGTTCAATTGCTCGACCAGATCAGGCAGCTCGGAATCTATGTCGCGATCGACGATTTCGGCACCGGGCATTCCTCCTTGTCCCGGCTGCGCGACATGCCGGCCGAAGTCTTGAAGATCGACCGCAGCTTCGTCGACGGTTTGGGCAGTGAAACGGGCGATACGGCCATCGTTTCGTCGATTCTCAGTCTGGCCTATGCCATGGGCAAGCACACCATCGCCGAAGGCGTCGAGCAACCGGAGCAGGCCGCGCTTCTTCTCCGCATGGGTTGCGAAGCCGCCCAGGGCTATTTCTTTTCGCGGCCTGTCGCGGCCGAACGGATCCCGCCGCTCCTGACCGGCGCACTCTGGGAAGCCCGTTCGCCGGGGGCGCCGCATAGCACGCCTCACACCGAAGCGCAGATCCGGCGTGGCCATCGCTACTTCATCGACGAATTCCTGGACCACATCGGCGCACCCATGGGGACCAAGGCCCCCGGCTCGCCATGA
- a CDS encoding DUF2061 domain-containing protein produces the protein MRNVSPRRSLAKAITYRVVVMTLDFLTIYVLTGAVHAAVGFMIISNIYTSLAYLVHERLWATIRWGIEER, from the coding sequence ATGCGCAACGTAAGTCCCCGTCGCTCTTTGGCGAAAGCAATAACCTACCGCGTTGTAGTTATGACTTTGGATTTTCTGACGATCTACGTACTGACTGGAGCGGTACATGCTGCCGTTGGCTTCATGATCATTAGCAACATCTACACGTCGCTCGCCTATCTCGTGCACGAAAGATTGTGGGCCACAATCCGGTGGGGAATTGAAGAGCGCTAG